A single region of the Actinoplanes sp. SE50/110 genome encodes:
- a CDS encoding YciI family protein, whose protein sequence is MFIVLLRFTENKTAAGEHMAGHQQWIKQGLEDQVFLLVGGIQPQLGGAVLAHNTSLPQLQQRVDADPFVIHRVVDAEILEITPGMADPRLDFLMPAR, encoded by the coding sequence ATGTTCATCGTCTTGCTCCGGTTCACCGAAAACAAAACCGCCGCCGGCGAGCACATGGCCGGCCACCAGCAGTGGATCAAGCAAGGTCTGGAAGATCAGGTATTCCTGCTCGTGGGCGGCATCCAGCCACAACTCGGGGGCGCGGTGCTGGCGCACAACACGTCCCTACCGCAGTTGCAGCAACGGGTCGACGCCGACCCGTTCGTCATCCACCGGGTCGTCGACGCCGAGATCCTGGAAATCACGCCGGGCATGGCCGACCCGCGACTGGACTTCCTGATGCCGGCGAGATGA
- a CDS encoding ABC transporter ATP-binding protein produces the protein MSDVLAVDAVDLTKTYGALTAVDRLNLQVSQGEVYGVLGPNGAGKTTFLRMLFGLIRPDSGTLRVLGRTWTADGVRALDGVAGFIESPKFYPGLSGRKNLQLLAGLDGGTSRMKIDEVLETVDLRDRQRDKVAGYSFGMRQRLGVAASLLREPKLLVLDEPANGLDPAGIRDMRALVKRLAASGLTVLLSSHDMGEVEEICDDVTIMRTGTVVYHGSIAALRQRAPEQAHTMQTTDDDRAAQLATARGLDVSRNADGLAVRGPQPEIDALVAEIITDGIALRELARRETPLEALFFMLTEPDTDTPAPELATTGARR, from the coding sequence ATGAGCGACGTGCTGGCGGTCGACGCGGTCGACCTCACGAAAACCTACGGCGCGCTCACCGCGGTCGACCGGCTCAACCTTCAGGTCAGCCAAGGTGAGGTGTACGGGGTCCTCGGCCCTAACGGGGCCGGCAAGACCACCTTCCTGCGCATGCTGTTCGGCCTCATCCGCCCCGACTCGGGCACCCTGCGCGTCCTGGGCCGCACCTGGACGGCCGACGGCGTCCGCGCCCTCGACGGCGTCGCCGGATTCATCGAGAGCCCCAAGTTCTACCCCGGCCTGTCCGGCCGTAAAAACCTGCAACTGCTCGCCGGCCTCGACGGCGGCACCAGCCGCATGAAGATCGACGAGGTCCTGGAAACCGTCGACCTGCGCGACCGGCAACGTGACAAGGTCGCCGGCTACTCCTTCGGCATGCGCCAACGCCTCGGCGTCGCCGCCTCCTTGCTGCGGGAGCCGAAACTGCTGGTCCTCGACGAACCGGCCAACGGCCTCGACCCGGCCGGCATCCGCGACATGCGCGCCCTGGTCAAACGCCTCGCCGCCAGCGGCCTGACCGTGCTGCTGTCCAGCCACGACATGGGCGAGGTCGAAGAGATCTGCGACGACGTCACCATCATGCGCACCGGCACCGTCGTCTACCACGGCTCGATCGCCGCCCTGCGCCAGCGCGCTCCCGAACAGGCCCACACGATGCAGACCACCGACGACGACCGCGCCGCACAGCTGGCCACCGCCCGCGGCCTCGACGTCAGCCGCAACGCCGACGGCCTGGCCGTCCGCGGACCGCAACCCGAGATCGACGCCCTGGTCGCCGAGATCATCACCGACGGCATCGCGCTGCGCGAACTCGCCCGCCGCGAAACCCCCCTCGAAGCGCTGTTCTTCATGCTCACCGAACCCGACACCGACACGCCCGCCCCTGAGCTGGCCACCACCGGAGCCCGCCGATGA
- a CDS encoding TetR/AcrR family transcriptional regulator has product MGGAKATREQIIEAADRLFYQQGYEHTSFAAIAEAVQISRGNFYYHFKTKDDILAAVIDARLAERRRMLDRWEAEEPTPAGRIRKYIEIPLANRADVQMYGCPVGTLTTELAKLDHASFVEANSVFTLFRTWLREQFALLGHESEADALAMHVIAFSQGVATLANAFRDEGFIWREVKQMSDWLTAYE; this is encoded by the coding sequence ATGGGCGGCGCCAAGGCGACCCGAGAGCAGATCATCGAGGCGGCCGATCGGCTGTTCTATCAGCAGGGGTACGAGCACACCTCGTTCGCCGCGATCGCCGAGGCCGTCCAGATATCGCGAGGGAACTTTTACTACCACTTCAAGACGAAGGACGACATCCTGGCGGCCGTGATCGATGCCCGCCTCGCCGAGAGGCGGCGGATGCTCGATCGATGGGAGGCCGAGGAGCCCACGCCCGCCGGGCGGATCCGCAAGTACATCGAGATTCCGCTTGCCAATCGCGCTGACGTCCAAATGTACGGGTGCCCGGTAGGCACGCTGACCACCGAACTGGCGAAGTTGGATCATGCGTCGTTCGTGGAGGCCAACAGCGTGTTCACCCTGTTCCGCACCTGGTTGCGTGAACAGTTCGCGTTACTCGGGCACGAATCGGAGGCCGACGCACTCGCCATGCACGTCATAGCGTTCAGTCAGGGTGTGGCGACCTTGGCGAATGCCTTCCGTGACGAAGGGTTCA
- a CDS encoding membrane protein, with protein MSQPGTPANRAAADPLTANLLDHQTEDRLRDLVAKVPAVTVGFWVVKVLATTLGETGGDSLSMSMGLGYLVSTMIFAVVFVAAVILQVRATRFNQWVYWFTIVATTTLGTTIADYVDRSLGLGYPGGTTILVISLACSFALWYKATGTIAVTSIQTPRTEAFYWLTILFSQTLGTALGDWTADTIGLEYTGGALLFTALLAILAAAYRWTRLSRTLLFWAAFVLTRPLGAVVGDFLDKPIAKGGLNLDRYAASAALLVAIVAILLARRQHPATRPH; from the coding sequence ATGTCGCAGCCCGGAACACCCGCCAACCGAGCCGCCGCGGACCCACTGACAGCGAACCTGCTAGATCACCAGACCGAAGACCGGCTGCGCGATCTCGTCGCCAAAGTCCCGGCCGTCACCGTCGGCTTCTGGGTCGTCAAGGTGCTCGCCACCACTCTCGGCGAGACAGGCGGCGACTCGCTGTCCATGTCCATGGGCCTGGGCTACCTGGTCAGCACCATGATCTTCGCGGTGGTATTCGTGGCCGCCGTCATCCTGCAAGTCCGGGCGACACGGTTCAACCAATGGGTGTACTGGTTCACCATCGTCGCGACCACGACCCTCGGCACCACCATCGCCGACTACGTCGACCGGTCCCTGGGACTCGGCTACCCCGGCGGCACCACCATCCTGGTCATCTCTTTGGCGTGCTCCTTCGCCCTCTGGTACAAAGCCACCGGCACCATCGCCGTGACCAGCATCCAGACCCCGCGCACCGAAGCGTTCTACTGGCTGACCATCCTGTTCTCACAAACCCTCGGCACCGCCCTGGGCGACTGGACCGCCGACACGATCGGCCTCGAATACACCGGCGGCGCCCTGCTGTTCACCGCTCTGCTGGCCATCCTCGCCGCCGCCTACCGGTGGACCCGGCTGTCGCGCACCCTGCTGTTCTGGGCCGCCTTCGTCCTCACCCGCCCGCTCGGCGCCGTCGTCGGTGACTTTCTCGACAAACCCATCGCCAAAGGCGGCCTCAACCTCGACCGCTACGCCGCCTCCGCCGCACTACTCGTCGCGATCGTGGCGATCCTGCTCGCCCGACGCCAACACCCAGCCACACGCCCACACTGA
- a CDS encoding EAL domain-containing protein produces the protein MTQSNRQVCDTRNEPVALISRIVAERAVEPLFQPIVDLDTRRLVGVEALARGPAGSPLEFPDQLFEAAARVDLLPELDQLCAARAHEIAQAPGAVVPPLVFINKEPAGADRPLSDDLRLRLASISTYRYVLEFTERALAAHPSALLEVAARAHRTGGALALDDVGADRLSLAFLPLLEPEVVKLDMHLLRDPYSAHTIETTALVCGYAQRTGAMVIAEGIETEQDLQVARALGAGWGQGWLFARPGPLSAVRDWPVDPSARLRAPRPELYVPGASAFDMASARHCARAGDRHLLDGLTEYVLRQLPFAGPYGVVLGAYPNLATGHGWIPRLAAAASTTALVGISGPGPGLPVPSPIRTSITDGLSGVESESALVIVDPHVTVALCTRRRHDDAIAFVLTFDPDEVLAVARTLLHRLGPQDLPG, from the coding sequence GTGACCCAGAGCAACAGGCAGGTGTGTGACACCCGCAACGAGCCTGTCGCGCTCATCTCCCGCATAGTGGCCGAGCGTGCCGTTGAGCCGCTGTTCCAGCCCATCGTCGATCTCGATACCCGCCGGCTGGTGGGGGTGGAGGCGCTTGCGCGTGGGCCGGCAGGATCCCCGCTGGAGTTCCCGGACCAGTTGTTCGAGGCCGCTGCGCGGGTCGACTTGCTGCCGGAGCTGGACCAGTTGTGCGCCGCCCGGGCACATGAGATCGCTCAGGCCCCCGGAGCGGTGGTGCCACCGCTGGTGTTCATCAACAAGGAACCCGCCGGGGCGGATCGGCCGCTCAGCGACGACCTGCGATTACGGCTCGCCTCGATCTCGACCTACCGATACGTGCTGGAGTTCACCGAGCGTGCCCTGGCGGCACACCCCTCGGCGCTGCTCGAGGTCGCCGCCCGGGCGCACCGCACCGGCGGTGCGCTGGCGCTCGATGATGTTGGTGCGGACCGGCTGTCGCTGGCCTTCCTGCCGCTGCTGGAACCGGAGGTCGTCAAGCTCGACATGCACCTGCTGCGCGACCCGTACAGCGCACACACCATCGAGACGACCGCGCTGGTGTGCGGATACGCCCAGCGGACCGGTGCGATGGTGATCGCCGAGGGCATCGAGACGGAGCAGGATCTGCAGGTAGCACGCGCGCTAGGCGCCGGCTGGGGGCAGGGCTGGTTGTTCGCCCGGCCTGGGCCGCTGTCCGCCGTACGGGATTGGCCGGTCGACCCGTCGGCTCGGTTGCGTGCTCCCCGCCCTGAGTTGTACGTACCCGGTGCCAGCGCGTTCGATATGGCCTCGGCTCGACACTGTGCCCGGGCCGGGGACCGGCATCTGCTCGACGGGCTCACCGAGTACGTCTTGAGGCAATTGCCGTTCGCCGGTCCGTACGGCGTGGTCCTGGGCGCGTACCCGAACCTGGCGACGGGACACGGCTGGATTCCGCGGCTGGCCGCCGCGGCCTCGACCACGGCGCTGGTGGGTATTTCTGGTCCCGGCCCGGGCCTGCCAGTTCCTTCGCCGATTCGCACGTCGATCACTGATGGACTGAGCGGGGTGGAGTCGGAGTCCGCCCTGGTGATCGTCGACCCGCATGTCACCGTGGCTCTGTGCACCCGACGGCGCCACGACGATGCCATCGCCTTCGTGCTGACCTTCGATCCGGACGAGGTTCTTGCGGTGGCGCGAACGCTGCTGCACCGGCTCGGCCCGCAGGACCTACCCGGTTAG
- a CDS encoding DUF4360 domain-containing protein: MLKALATGATLLASLAATGTAAHAAPSTIVPGEDMAITVAAANGSGCPEGSADVTVSPDNKAFTVTYSKFTAQTGPDAKPTDFRKNCQLALNVHVPQGYTFAIAGADYRGYARLERGATGSESANYYFQGEPQSTRIRHDFSGPADTDWQRSDTVGIGSLSFLPCGEDRYLNVNTELRVNRGWSSRNATSFLTMDSTDGRIDTVYHVAWKQC, from the coding sequence ATGCTGAAAGCACTGGCCACGGGAGCCACTCTGCTTGCCTCACTCGCCGCTACTGGCACGGCCGCGCACGCCGCACCGTCCACGATCGTCCCGGGCGAGGACATGGCGATCACCGTGGCCGCCGCGAACGGCAGCGGCTGCCCGGAGGGCAGCGCGGACGTCACCGTCTCGCCGGACAACAAGGCATTCACCGTCACCTACAGCAAGTTCACGGCCCAGACCGGCCCCGACGCGAAGCCGACCGACTTCCGCAAGAACTGCCAACTTGCCCTGAACGTGCACGTCCCACAGGGGTACACCTTCGCTATCGCCGGTGCCGACTACCGTGGTTACGCCCGCCTGGAGCGCGGTGCGACCGGTTCGGAGAGCGCGAACTACTACTTCCAGGGCGAGCCGCAGTCCACCCGCATCCGGCACGACTTCTCCGGTCCGGCCGACACCGACTGGCAGCGCAGCGACACCGTCGGTATCGGGTCACTGTCGTTCCTGCCCTGCGGCGAAGACCGCTACCTCAACGTCAACACCGAACTGCGTGTCAACCGTGGCTGGTCCAGCCGTAACGCCACCAGCTTCCTGACCATGGACTCCACCGACGGGCGCATCGACACCGTGTACCACGTCGCCTGGAAGCAGTGCTGA
- a CDS encoding ABC transporter permease — MTATTLRPASAAATPTNSGQPGLGAALRWEIVKLAAQIRSKALLAGALIIPIPVVAVLNGQEQPPSDTIYGKLIHLSGYAMPLLMLAWAAQWVLPLLAAIVAGDIFANEDQHGTWKTILTRSVSRTHIFWAKTLTALTYNLVLLTAFAASTIISSLLIVGHQPLTGLSGQTIASGHALRLVIAAWATAIPPVIGFTALALLLSVRTKNPAFGIAAPVVAGFAMQLLGSVTGLDLTRKLLLTTPFDAWHGLFAEHPFTGPLLTGLAVSAAWTLICLASAYLSLRRRDITGG; from the coding sequence ATGACCGCCACCACCCTTCGGCCCGCCAGCGCGGCCGCCACCCCCACCAACAGCGGCCAGCCCGGCCTCGGTGCCGCCCTCCGCTGGGAAATCGTCAAACTCGCCGCGCAGATCCGCAGCAAAGCCCTGCTCGCCGGCGCCCTGATCATCCCGATCCCGGTCGTCGCCGTCCTCAACGGCCAGGAACAACCACCCTCGGACACCATCTACGGCAAACTCATCCACCTCAGCGGCTACGCCATGCCGCTGCTCATGCTCGCCTGGGCCGCCCAATGGGTACTCCCGCTACTGGCCGCGATCGTCGCCGGCGACATCTTCGCCAACGAGGACCAGCACGGCACCTGGAAGACCATCCTCACCCGCTCGGTCAGCCGCACCCACATCTTCTGGGCCAAAACACTGACCGCGCTCACCTACAACCTGGTCCTGCTGACCGCTTTCGCCGCCAGCACCATCATCTCCAGCCTGCTGATCGTCGGCCACCAGCCGCTCACCGGGCTCTCCGGGCAGACCATCGCCTCCGGCCACGCACTGCGACTGGTCATCGCCGCCTGGGCCACCGCCATCCCGCCCGTCATCGGATTCACCGCGCTGGCGCTCCTGCTGTCCGTACGTACGAAGAACCCGGCCTTCGGCATCGCCGCCCCCGTCGTGGCCGGCTTCGCCATGCAACTGCTGGGCAGCGTCACCGGGCTCGACCTGACCCGCAAACTGCTGCTCACCACCCCGTTCGACGCGTGGCACGGCCTGTTCGCCGAACACCCGTTCACCGGCCCACTGCTCACCGGGCTGGCCGTCAGCGCCGCCTGGACCCTCATCTGCCTGGCCAGCGCCTACCTGTCGCTGCGCCGCCGCGACATCACCGGAGGCTGA
- a CDS encoding phosphatase PAP2 family protein yields MDVSWFLAVNRFARATPWLHPVLAGYAVYGVGLFALLLLAGWWRARQRGRGMPAALWAPLGVLLAVAVNQPIVAAFAEPRPYTHLTGVLVLVTRSTDPSFPSDHATMAGAAVAGLWLVERRLGLLAGAAALVMCFARVYVGAHYPRDVLAGLIVGAVVAVAGYWLAAPLLRRLLTWARSTPLRPLIERRQPHVPIGSAS; encoded by the coding sequence GTGGACGTGTCGTGGTTTCTCGCGGTGAACCGGTTCGCCCGGGCGACGCCGTGGCTGCATCCGGTGCTGGCCGGCTACGCGGTGTACGGGGTGGGATTGTTCGCATTGCTGCTGCTGGCGGGCTGGTGGCGGGCCCGGCAGCGCGGCCGGGGCATGCCGGCGGCGCTCTGGGCGCCGCTGGGCGTGCTGCTCGCGGTGGCGGTGAACCAGCCGATCGTCGCCGCGTTCGCCGAGCCGCGCCCGTACACCCATCTGACCGGGGTGCTGGTTCTGGTGACCCGCAGCACCGACCCGTCGTTTCCGTCGGATCACGCCACCATGGCCGGGGCCGCGGTGGCCGGGTTGTGGCTGGTCGAACGCCGTCTGGGGCTGCTCGCCGGGGCGGCGGCACTGGTGATGTGCTTCGCCCGCGTGTACGTCGGCGCGCACTACCCGCGTGACGTGCTGGCCGGGCTGATCGTGGGCGCAGTGGTCGCCGTCGCCGGCTACTGGCTCGCGGCGCCCCTGCTGCGCCGGCTGCTGACCTGGGCCCGCAGCACCCCGCTACGCCCGCTGATCGAACGTCGCCAGCCGCACGTGCCTATCGGCTCGGCCTCCTGA
- a CDS encoding DedA family protein produces the protein MPWPRFVLFNAIGAALWVSLWSTLGYLAGDHWEAITAVAHRYEPYVLAGLVVAALALLWWRLRRQHHDGGTDHQAR, from the coding sequence ATGCCCTGGCCCCGATTCGTGCTGTTCAACGCGATCGGCGCGGCGCTGTGGGTCAGCCTGTGGTCAACCCTCGGCTACCTGGCCGGTGACCACTGGGAGGCGATCACCGCCGTCGCGCACCGCTATGAGCCGTACGTCCTGGCCGGGCTCGTGGTCGCCGCCCTGGCACTGCTGTGGTGGCGGCTGCGCCGCCAGCATCACGACGGCGGCACCGATCATCAGGCGCGCTAA
- a CDS encoding alkene reductase translates to MVMAPLTRNRADHDGVVTPMMVTHYRQRATAGLIISESTPVSAEGVGYPNTPGIHTEAQAAGWLRLTEAVHAESGRVFVQLQHCGRISHPSLLPDGSTPVAPSALRPSGRTLTPSGLQEFVTPRELEAHEVPEIVAQFEHAAKRALDAEFDGVEVHAGNGYLVDQFLRDASNIRTDAYGGSPRNRMRLLNEILDAVCAVWPAHRVGVRFTPENSFNSMADTNPQAHFRYFLEQLRTRDLAYVHTLEGDMTTKTSALDYRALRDAFTGTYIANNGYDLTRAQAAIRDGAADLIAFGVPFLANPDLIRRYRDGLPLNTADPSTYYTGGPLGYIDYPTYDA, encoded by the coding sequence ATGGTCATGGCCCCGCTGACCCGCAATCGCGCCGACCATGACGGGGTTGTCACACCGATGATGGTCACCCACTACCGGCAGCGTGCTACCGCAGGCCTGATCATCAGCGAGTCCACTCCTGTCTCGGCCGAGGGCGTCGGCTACCCCAACACCCCCGGCATTCACACCGAGGCCCAGGCGGCCGGCTGGCTCCGCCTCACCGAGGCGGTCCACGCCGAATCAGGTCGCGTCTTCGTCCAGCTGCAACACTGTGGGCGGATCTCGCACCCGAGCCTGCTGCCGGACGGCAGCACCCCGGTGGCGCCATCGGCGCTACGGCCGTCGGGCCGGACCCTCACCCCTTCGGGGCTTCAGGAGTTTGTCACGCCGCGCGAACTCGAAGCCCATGAAGTGCCGGAGATCGTCGCCCAGTTCGAGCATGCCGCCAAGCGGGCGCTCGATGCCGAATTCGACGGCGTCGAAGTACATGCAGGCAACGGCTACCTCGTCGACCAGTTCCTGCGCGATGCGAGCAACATCCGCACCGACGCGTACGGAGGCAGTCCCCGCAACCGGATGCGCCTGCTCAACGAGATCCTCGACGCGGTGTGTGCAGTGTGGCCGGCACACCGGGTGGGAGTGCGGTTCACCCCCGAGAACAGCTTCAACTCGATGGCGGATACCAACCCACAGGCGCACTTCCGGTACTTCCTCGAACAGCTCCGGACCCGCGACCTCGCCTATGTCCACACGCTCGAAGGCGACATGACGACGAAAACCAGCGCCCTCGACTACCGCGCTCTTCGTGACGCGTTCACCGGCACCTACATCGCCAACAACGGCTATGACCTCACCCGCGCCCAGGCAGCGATCCGGGACGGCGCCGCCGACCTCATCGCCTTCGGTGTCCCGTTCCTGGCCAACCCCGATCTGATCCGCCGCTACCGCGACGGCCTCCCTCTCAACACCGCCGATCCGTCCACCTACTACACAGGCGGCCCACTCGGATACATTGACTACCCCACGTACGACGCCTGA
- a CDS encoding HAD family acid phosphatase: MKRGLGFRLVSLLATACCTLALPVAAQAAATHGSGAHSSVAVRALPPYAAWISDVTAVTDTAQQYLTTRLPDPSIKAAIVLDIDNTALETTYHPGLTSPATAPVLALARQAQAAGAAVFFVTARPELLEWQTALNLRSAGYPITDIYLRPTFDFDPDATLKSGARIAIEGRGYRIVANIGNSGSDLQGGHAERTFKLPDYNGQLP; the protein is encoded by the coding sequence ATGAAACGAGGTCTTGGTTTCCGGCTGGTGTCGCTGCTCGCCACCGCGTGCTGCACCCTGGCCCTGCCCGTCGCTGCCCAAGCTGCCGCCACCCACGGCTCCGGTGCGCACTCGTCCGTTGCGGTGCGGGCCCTGCCCCCGTACGCCGCCTGGATTTCCGATGTGACCGCCGTGACCGATACGGCGCAGCAGTACTTGACGACCCGCCTACCCGATCCTTCGATCAAGGCGGCGATCGTTCTCGACATCGACAACACCGCGCTCGAGACCACGTATCACCCGGGCCTGACCTCGCCGGCAACCGCACCGGTGCTCGCCCTCGCCCGTCAGGCCCAGGCCGCCGGCGCCGCGGTCTTCTTCGTCACCGCCCGCCCCGAGCTCCTCGAATGGCAGACCGCACTCAACCTGCGGTCCGCCGGATACCCGATCACCGACATCTACCTGCGGCCCACCTTCGACTTCGACCCGGACGCGACACTCAAAAGCGGCGCCCGCATCGCCATCGAAGGCCGCGGCTATCGCATCGTCGCCAACATCGGCAACAGCGGCAGCGACCTGCAAGGCGGCCACGCCGAGCGCACGTTCAAACTCCCCGACTACAACGGCCAGCTGCCCTGA